In Gadus chalcogrammus isolate NIFS_2021 chromosome 13, NIFS_Gcha_1.0, whole genome shotgun sequence, a single genomic region encodes these proteins:
- the vgll4b gene encoding transcription cofactor vestigial-like protein 4b isoform X1, translating into MLLTKMDLLNYQYLDKMNNNIGILCYEGEAALRGDPRLQSLSLSSSSSSSSSSSSSSSSSSHRTGPPPISPTKRKMSGDQADSDMDDNEHVVKMSRLFAAQLKPNGEYRGISSKDRSRSPIERVVLGPGALGIHGNHLYSHIHYPHLHHQHQQHHQQQQQHHHHHHHQHHQHLASLASMDQPLALTKHSVAAADSTRGGPLNMSTSAAHAVTSSSTVERQQNRPSVITCVPASNRNCNLSHCPISHNGCSSLSNNYKRANTNTTPCDPVIEEHFRRSLGKNYKEPEPAAANSVSITGSVDDHFAKALGDTWLQIKNKGSPSSSNSSPNSSPNSHMVNHNHSPSVVS; encoded by the exons ATGCTTCTTACGAAAATGGATCTTTTGAACTACCAGTACCTGGACAAAATGAACAACAATATTGGCATTCTCTGCTACGAAG GTGAGGCAGCGCTGAGGGGGGACCCCAGACTCCAGTCCCTCTCCTTGTCCTCGTCGTCttcgtcctcgtcgtcctctTCTTCGTCGTCTTCATCCTCCAGCCACAGGACAGGCCCTccccccatcagccccaccaAGAGAAAGATGAGTGGGGACCAAGCCGACAGCGACATGGACGACAATGAACACGTAGTCAAGATGAGCCGCCTGTTCGCCGCACAACT gAAGCCGAACGGAGAGTACCGCGGCATCAGCTCCAAGGACCGCAGCCGGAGCCCCATCGAGAGGGTGGTGCTGGGGCCCGGCGCCCTCGGTATCCATGGCAACCACCTGTACAGCCACATCCACTACCCCCACCTGCACCATcaacaccagcagcaccaccaacagcagcagcagcaccaccaccaccaccaccaccagcaccaccaacacctggCCAGCCTGGCCAGCATGGACCAGCCGCTGGCGCTCACCAAGCACAGCGTGGCGGCGGCCGACTCCACGCGCGGCGGGCCGCTCAACATGAGCACCAGCGCCGCCCACGCcgtcaccagcagcagcactgtGGAGCGCCAGCAg aaTCGTCCGTCAGTGATCACATGTGTGCCGGCAAGCAACCGCAACTGTAACCTTTCCCACTGTCCCATCTCTCACAACGGCTGCTCCAGTCTCAGCAATAACTACAAGCGAGCCAACA CCAACACGACGCCGTGCGACCCGGTGATCGAGGAGCACTTCCGCCGCAGCCTGGGCAAGAACTACAAGGAGCCGGAGCCGGCCGCCGCCAACTCGGTGTCCATCACGGGCTCGGTGGACGACCACTTCGCCAAGgccctgggggacacctggcTACAGATCAAGAACAAGGGCAGCCCctcctccagcaacagcagcccaAACTCCTCCCCCAACAGCCACATGGTCAACCACAACCACTCCCCCTCGGTGGTCTCTTGA
- the vgll4b gene encoding transcription cofactor vestigial-like protein 4b isoform X2: METPLDVLSRAASLIHADDEKREAALRGDPRLQSLSLSSSSSSSSSSSSSSSSSSHRTGPPPISPTKRKMSGDQADSDMDDNEHVVKMSRLFAAQLKPNGEYRGISSKDRSRSPIERVVLGPGALGIHGNHLYSHIHYPHLHHQHQQHHQQQQQHHHHHHHQHHQHLASLASMDQPLALTKHSVAAADSTRGGPLNMSTSAAHAVTSSSTVERQQNRPSVITCVPASNRNCNLSHCPISHNGCSSLSNNYKRANTNTTPCDPVIEEHFRRSLGKNYKEPEPAAANSVSITGSVDDHFAKALGDTWLQIKNKGSPSSSNSSPNSSPNSHMVNHNHSPSVVS, from the exons GTGAGGCAGCGCTGAGGGGGGACCCCAGACTCCAGTCCCTCTCCTTGTCCTCGTCGTCttcgtcctcgtcgtcctctTCTTCGTCGTCTTCATCCTCCAGCCACAGGACAGGCCCTccccccatcagccccaccaAGAGAAAGATGAGTGGGGACCAAGCCGACAGCGACATGGACGACAATGAACACGTAGTCAAGATGAGCCGCCTGTTCGCCGCACAACT gAAGCCGAACGGAGAGTACCGCGGCATCAGCTCCAAGGACCGCAGCCGGAGCCCCATCGAGAGGGTGGTGCTGGGGCCCGGCGCCCTCGGTATCCATGGCAACCACCTGTACAGCCACATCCACTACCCCCACCTGCACCATcaacaccagcagcaccaccaacagcagcagcagcaccaccaccaccaccaccaccagcaccaccaacacctggCCAGCCTGGCCAGCATGGACCAGCCGCTGGCGCTCACCAAGCACAGCGTGGCGGCGGCCGACTCCACGCGCGGCGGGCCGCTCAACATGAGCACCAGCGCCGCCCACGCcgtcaccagcagcagcactgtGGAGCGCCAGCAg aaTCGTCCGTCAGTGATCACATGTGTGCCGGCAAGCAACCGCAACTGTAACCTTTCCCACTGTCCCATCTCTCACAACGGCTGCTCCAGTCTCAGCAATAACTACAAGCGAGCCAACA CCAACACGACGCCGTGCGACCCGGTGATCGAGGAGCACTTCCGCCGCAGCCTGGGCAAGAACTACAAGGAGCCGGAGCCGGCCGCCGCCAACTCGGTGTCCATCACGGGCTCGGTGGACGACCACTTCGCCAAGgccctgggggacacctggcTACAGATCAAGAACAAGGGCAGCCCctcctccagcaacagcagcccaAACTCCTCCCCCAACAGCCACATGGTCAACCACAACCACTCCCCCTCGGTGGTCTCTTGA